One segment of Macrotis lagotis isolate mMagLag1 chromosome 1, bilby.v1.9.chrom.fasta, whole genome shotgun sequence DNA contains the following:
- the QPCTL gene encoding glutaminyl-peptide cyclotransferase-like protein, with protein sequence MRKGHGGGPGGGGARARRRSVERGPARPPQTRLRPPLPLLLVALALVTGLYVAWAPGGGGGGKGGGAGGAAARRRSSDGGPELQSPSLPSRSLPEVHLRALLEQLDPQRLWGKYLQPLLVERTPGSPGNLKVRQFLEDELRALGAGWQVEVDAFSAPTPLGPVAFANVVATLSPKASRRLTLACHFDSKLFPPGAPPFKGATDSAVPCALLLELARALDPQLHHSKNQGAPVTLQLLFLDGEEALKEWGPDDSLYGSRHLAQHMEQTPHGNGISEIQSIEMFVLLDLLGARDPIIKSHFARTASWFQRLSSIEKRLHRLGLLASHPQEVMYFQQGSPYGSVDDDHIPFLRRGVPILHLIPTPFPAVWHTPADTEANLHPPTVHNLSRIFAIFLAEYLGLH encoded by the exons ATGCGGAAAGGCCACGGAGGGGGCCCCGGAGGCGGCGGGGCGAGAGCCCGGCGGCGGAGCGTGGAGCGCGGCCCGGCCAGGCCGCCCCAGACCCGCCTGCGGCCGCCGCTGCCCCTGCTGCTGGTGGCACTGGCCCTGGTCACCGGGCTCTACGTGGCCTGGGCgccggggggaggggggggagggaaggggggaggagccGGAGGAGCCGCGGCCCGGAGGAGGAGCAGCGATGGCGGCCCCGAGCTGCAG TCCCCATCCCTGCCATCCCGAAGCCTCCCTGAAGTCCACCTTCGGGCACTGTTAGAACAACTGGATCCCCAACGCCTCTGGGGCAAATACCTTCAGCCCCTACTGGTTGAAAGGACGCCAGGCAGTCCTGGGAACTTGAAGGTCCGACAG TTTCTGGAGGATGAGCTCCGGGCTCTAGGTGCTGGCTGGCAGGTGGAGGTGGATGCCTTCTCAGCCCCGACACCACTGGGGCCTGTGGCTTTTGCCAATGTGGTGGCCACACTGTCCCCAAAAGCCTCTCGTCGCTTGACCTTGGCCTGCCACTTCGACTCCAAGCTCTTCCCTCCAGGTGCACCCCCTTTCAAGGGTGCCACAGACTCTGCGGTACCCTGCGCTCTGCTTCTTGAGTTAGCCCGTGCCCTAGACCCTCAACTCCACCATTCTAAGAACCAG GGGGCTCCTGTGACCCTTCAGCTCCTTTTTCTGGATGGGGAGGAGGCCTTGAAGGAGTGGGGGCCAGATGACTCTCTCTATGGGTCCCGTCACTTGGCTCAGCATATGGAACAGACACCCCATGGCAATGGCATCTCGGAGATTCAGTCGATT GAAATGTTTGTCCTCCTAGACCTGCTGGGAGCCCGTGACCCCATCATTAAGAGTCACTTTGCCCGCACAGCCTCCTGGTTCCAGAGGCTTAGTTCAATAG AGAAGCGGCTTCACCGACTGGGTCTGTTGGCATCCCATCCTCAGGAGGTGATGTATTTCCAGCAAGGATCACCTTATGGGTCCGTGGATGATGACCACATCCCCTTCCTTCGAAGAG GCGTACCCATTCTGCACCTCATCCCCACACCCTTCCCTGCTGTCTGGCATACACCTGCGGACACTGAAGCCAACCTGCATCCCCCCACAGTGCACAACCTCAGTCGCATCTTTGCCATCTTCCTCGCTGAGTATTTGGGCCTCCACTAA